The following coding sequences are from one SAR116 cluster alpha proteobacterium HIMB100 window:
- a CDS encoding dioxygenase, isopenicillin N synthase (PFAM: 2OG-Fe(II) oxygenase superfamily): protein MQIETVDYKASDAPQSLARSLQETGFAVLANHPISPERIDEAYDLWGGFFASEDKSDYLRDYEKQDGYFPFKSEHAKDAAKKDLKEFYHVYPWGRVPDGLNAFTRQLYADLTSIGVELLGWLDQQMPKELQASLSAPLEQMMADSQQSLLRILHYPPVGQDEDAAAIRAAAHEDINLITLLLAGSQPGLQARDKQGNWHDVPCDPGMITINNGDMLSLATGGYFPSTTHRVVNPDVNLNLSRYSMPMFLHPRPDVKLRHDFTAEQFLQERLRQIGLKS from the coding sequence ATGCAGATTGAGACAGTGGATTATAAGGCGTCTGATGCGCCGCAAAGCCTTGCCCGGTCTTTACAGGAAACCGGCTTTGCTGTGCTGGCCAATCACCCGATTTCACCGGAACGTATCGATGAGGCATATGATCTGTGGGGCGGGTTTTTTGCCAGTGAGGACAAATCCGATTATCTGCGGGATTATGAAAAACAGGATGGCTATTTCCCGTTTAAATCTGAACATGCAAAAGACGCTGCCAAAAAGGATTTAAAAGAATTTTACCATGTCTATCCCTGGGGGCGGGTACCAGACGGGTTAAACGCCTTTACCCGCCAGCTCTATGCTGACCTGACCTCAATCGGCGTTGAATTGCTGGGCTGGTTGGATCAGCAAATGCCAAAAGAATTACAGGCCAGCCTCAGCGCACCTTTGGAACAGATGATGGCTGACAGCCAGCAGAGCCTGTTGAGGATATTACATTATCCGCCTGTCGGTCAGGATGAGGATGCGGCGGCGATTCGGGCGGCTGCACATGAGGATATCAACCTAATCACCCTTCTTTTGGCGGGATCACAACCTGGTCTGCAGGCGCGCGATAAACAGGGCAACTGGCATGATGTACCGTGTGATCCGGGAATGATTACAATCAATAACGGGGATATGTTATCGCTGGCGACAGGCGGGTATTTTCCGTCAACCACACATCGGGTGGTTAATCCTGATGTCAATTTGAATCTTTCGCGCTATTCTATGCCCATGTTTTTACATCCGCGACCGGATGTAAAGCTGAGGCATGATTTTACAGCAGAACAGTTTCTGCAGGAACGGCTCAGACAAATTGGGCTGAAATCATAA
- a CDS encoding Inosine-uridine nucleoside N-ribohydrolase (PFAM: Inosine-uridine preferring nucleoside hydrolase), which produces MKQKLIIDTDPGIDDAMAIHYAFAHQGLDVLGLTTVFGNVFSWQATRNALLLSEQANYPLDVVEGASCPLTQPLNPPSHYVHGEEGFGDLPAQTPEGVPLDKTTDTYLSEICRAHSGEVILCPVGPLSNIASVLRHDPEIVQHVKKLVIMGGAVWAPGNVSAYAEANIWNDPHAADAVFAADWDIDLIGLDVTQTIDCDDAYFRALRHTAPEIGGFLHDISGFYIKFYHSVIGRHVCLMHDPSALVAITDNDLFSYKTTPLSVVCSDEQIGRTVPDDSLNRRGVRVAVAADAAKIKARFLDICGQADKMRQIRQMDVMR; this is translated from the coding sequence ATGAAACAGAAACTGATTATCGACACAGATCCCGGCATAGATGATGCGATGGCGATCCATTATGCGTTTGCGCATCAGGGCCTTGATGTGCTCGGCCTGACCACTGTTTTTGGTAATGTTTTTTCCTGGCAGGCGACTCGAAATGCGTTGCTGCTCTCAGAACAGGCAAACTACCCGCTTGATGTGGTCGAAGGAGCGTCCTGTCCCCTGACCCAGCCACTGAACCCGCCTTCGCACTATGTGCATGGTGAAGAAGGGTTTGGCGACTTGCCTGCACAGACGCCAGAAGGCGTGCCTCTGGACAAAACCACAGATACCTATTTGTCTGAGATATGCCGCGCGCATAGTGGAGAGGTGATTCTCTGTCCGGTTGGACCTCTTAGCAATATCGCGTCTGTCCTGCGGCATGACCCGGAAATTGTGCAGCATGTGAAAAAGTTGGTCATTATGGGCGGGGCGGTCTGGGCGCCTGGCAATGTGTCTGCCTATGCCGAAGCCAATATCTGGAATGATCCGCATGCCGCAGATGCTGTGTTTGCGGCTGATTGGGACATTGATCTGATTGGCCTGGATGTAACCCAGACAATTGATTGTGATGATGCCTATTTCAGGGCCTTGCGCCATACCGCCCCGGAGATAGGCGGATTTTTGCATGATATCTCTGGTTTTTATATCAAATTCTATCATTCAGTGATCGGCCGGCATGTTTGCCTGATGCATGATCCATCGGCACTGGTGGCGATTACGGATAATGATCTGTTTAGCTACAAGACAACGCCTTTATCTGTTGTTTGCTCGGACGAGCAGATCGGGAGGACGGTACCTGATGACAGCTTAAATCGGCGGGGCGTCCGGGTAGCTGTTGCAGCTGATGCCGCAAAAATCAAAGCAAGGTTTCTGGACATTTGCGGTCAAGCTGACAAAATGAGACAGATTCGCCAGATGGATGTTATGCGCTGA
- a CDS encoding sugar kinase, ribokinase (PFAM: pfkB family carbohydrate kinase~TIGRFAM: ribokinase) gives MTIFNLGSINIDYIYTLPHLVTAGETLAATSFQAALGGKGANQSIALARAGADVRHAGRIHQADDGWLADMRDAGVDCAHIQSGELATGHAIVAVDACSGENQIILSPSSNHALTEDMIAPFLSSARPGDWALAQNETNLTEPFLHAAKQAGLQICYSAAPFVAEVTAGLLPIVDLLVVNHIEAEALEAFTGAPLTALDIAHVIVTRGAKGASYLGQPDAPFDVPAHPVEAVDTTGAGDTYLGFVLAGLDEGVTVRAAMHQAAKASALQVTRLGASAAIPTRAELDAWQG, from the coding sequence ATGACAATATTTAATCTGGGCTCAATCAATATTGATTATATCTATACGCTCCCGCATCTGGTCACTGCCGGGGAAACGCTGGCGGCAACATCTTTTCAGGCTGCTCTTGGCGGCAAAGGCGCGAACCAGTCTATTGCCCTTGCCCGGGCCGGTGCTGATGTGCGGCATGCCGGACGCATTCACCAGGCTGATGATGGCTGGCTGGCGGATATGCGCGATGCTGGCGTGGATTGTGCCCATATCCAGTCAGGTGAACTGGCCACAGGTCATGCGATTGTCGCTGTTGATGCCTGCTCTGGCGAGAACCAGATTATCCTGAGCCCAAGCAGCAATCATGCGCTGACAGAGGATATGATTGCACCGTTCCTGTCTTCAGCCCGGCCGGGGGACTGGGCCCTGGCACAGAATGAGACAAATTTAACAGAACCGTTTTTGCATGCTGCCAAACAAGCCGGTCTGCAGATCTGTTATAGTGCCGCGCCATTTGTAGCTGAGGTGACTGCCGGACTGTTGCCGATTGTTGATTTGTTGGTGGTCAATCATATTGAAGCTGAAGCGCTTGAAGCCTTTACAGGTGCGCCGCTTACCGCATTGGATATTGCGCATGTGATTGTCACAAGGGGCGCAAAAGGGGCGTCTTATCTGGGCCAGCCGGACGCCCCCTTTGATGTGCCTGCTCATCCGGTTGAGGCGGTGGATACAACAGGGGCAGGGGATACCTATTTAGGCTTTGTGCTGGCTGGTCTTGATGAAGGCGTGACGGTGCGCGCCGCTATGCATCAAGCCGCAAAGGCCTCAGCCCTTCAGGTCACCCGGCTCGGGGCAAGTGCAGCAATTCCAACCCGCGCCGAACTTGATGCCTGGCAGGGCTGA
- a CDS encoding orotate phosphoribosyltransferase (PFAM: Phosphoribosyl transferase domain~TIGRFAM: orotate phosphoribosyltransferase): protein MLTLPVMDKSVIAKSTASMLLEIEAVHVNAREPFILTSGAASPVYIDCRKLISFPRIRSALMGFAASVLAQDAGFEAFDSVAGGETAGIPFAAFLAERLALPMQYVRKKPKGFGRNAQIEGELVDGTNVLLVEDLATDGGSKLLFANALRQAGVSCDHAFVVFYYNIFDHAQAQLDEAGLTLHYLSSWWDVLAEIKTSDKFDSFTAQTVESFLHDPKGWSKANGGQQA, encoded by the coding sequence ATGCTTACCCTGCCTGTAATGGATAAATCCGTGATCGCCAAATCAACAGCCTCTATGCTTCTTGAAATTGAAGCGGTTCATGTAAATGCCAGAGAGCCTTTTATTCTGACCTCGGGGGCGGCCAGCCCTGTTTATATTGATTGCCGCAAGCTGATCTCTTTTCCGCGGATACGTTCTGCACTGATGGGATTTGCTGCCTCTGTGCTGGCCCAGGATGCGGGGTTTGAGGCATTTGACAGTGTGGCGGGCGGGGAAACGGCGGGTATCCCGTTTGCGGCGTTTCTGGCTGAACGTCTGGCATTGCCGATGCAGTATGTGCGCAAAAAACCAAAAGGTTTTGGCCGCAATGCCCAAATAGAGGGCGAGCTGGTAGACGGCACAAATGTGCTGCTGGTTGAAGATTTGGCAACAGATGGTGGCAGCAAGCTGCTTTTTGCCAATGCTTTGCGACAAGCCGGGGTCAGCTGTGACCATGCGTTCGTTGTGTTTTATTATAATATTTTTGACCATGCACAAGCACAGCTTGATGAGGCTGGCCTGACCCTCCATTATCTGTCAAGCTGGTGGGATGTGCTGGCGGAAATCAAAACCAGTGATAAATTTGACAGCTTCACAGCACAGACGGTTGAAAGCTTTTTGCATGATCCCAAAGGCTGGTCAAAGGCCAATGGTGGCCAGCAGGCCTGA
- a CDS encoding dihydroorotase, homodimeric type (PFAM: Amidohydrolase family~TIGRFAM: dihydroorotase, homodimeric type): MGTELQIIKPDDWHLHLRDGDVMKAVLPYTTFWSGRAIVMPNLVPPVVSGADAAAYRDRILAAMPEGAGFTPLMTLYLTEQTDADDLVVAIRSGIATAVKLYPAGATTNSASGVRDIDKVMPVLEALAETGAHLLVHGEVTDPEIDIFDREAVFIDRILQPLHDRLPQLNIVFEHITTRQAVDFVSSSGDRLAATVTPHHLIINRNAYLAGGIKPHYYCLPVAKRETHRLALLEAVLAGTNKFFLGTDSAPHLDPAKLQPCGCAGIFNAPNTIACLAQIFDDAGCLDRLEGFTSVFGPQFYGLDVNQDRLTLVKHDEPQPVPGSVQTPEGDITVFDPQMDVFWSVKS, from the coding sequence ATGGGAACAGAACTGCAGATAATCAAACCTGATGACTGGCATCTTCATCTTCGTGATGGGGATGTGATGAAGGCGGTATTGCCTTACACCACCTTCTGGTCAGGTCGGGCGATTGTGATGCCAAATCTTGTTCCCCCTGTTGTCAGCGGTGCTGACGCTGCTGCTTATCGTGATCGAATCCTGGCGGCAATGCCTGAGGGCGCGGGCTTTACACCGCTGATGACCTTATATCTGACTGAGCAGACAGATGCAGATGATCTGGTCGTAGCGATCCGGTCTGGTATCGCCACCGCGGTCAAGCTGTATCCGGCTGGTGCCACGACCAATTCCGCCAGCGGGGTCAGGGATATCGACAAGGTAATGCCCGTATTGGAAGCTTTGGCAGAAACAGGGGCGCACTTGCTGGTACATGGCGAGGTCACAGACCCGGAAATTGATATATTTGACCGTGAAGCGGTATTTATTGACCGGATTTTGCAGCCTTTGCATGACCGGTTGCCACAGCTGAATATCGTGTTTGAACATATCACCACCAGACAGGCAGTTGATTTTGTCAGCTCATCAGGGGACAGATTGGCTGCAACCGTGACGCCGCATCATCTGATCATCAACCGTAATGCCTATCTGGCAGGCGGGATTAAGCCACATTATTACTGCCTGCCTGTGGCGAAACGCGAAACACACCGTCTGGCCCTGCTGGAGGCGGTTCTTGCGGGCACAAACAAGTTTTTCCTGGGCACAGACAGCGCGCCTCATCTGGACCCGGCCAAGCTTCAGCCCTGTGGCTGTGCGGGCATTTTCAATGCGCCAAACACAATTGCCTGTCTTGCGCAGATTTTTGATGATGCCGGATGCCTGGACAGGCTGGAAGGGTTTACATCTGTGTTTGGGCCGCAATTCTATGGTCTTGATGTAAATCAGGATAGGCTTACACTGGTAAAGCATGATGAGCCGCAACCTGTACCTGGATCAGTGCAGACGCCGGAAGGTGATATCACCGTATTTGACCCGCAAATGGATGTGTTCTGGTCGGTGAAATCCTGA
- a CDS encoding inorganic pyrophosphatase (PFAM: Inorganic pyrophosphatase): MNLDKLTVGKNPPEEINVAIEIPAGSAPVKYELDKESGALLVDRFLHTPMHYPVNYGFVPHTLSDDGDPIDACVLTPMPIVHGCVIAARPIGVLMMEDESGIDEKLLCVPVDKLHPYYKDVKSTADLQPIILDQIAHFFEHYKDLEKTKWVKVQGWEGPEKAAEMIKAAIERAKG, translated from the coding sequence ATGAATTTGGATAAACTGACTGTTGGGAAAAACCCGCCTGAAGAAATTAATGTTGCTATTGAAATTCCGGCTGGCTCAGCTCCGGTAAAATACGAGCTGGACAAGGAGTCAGGCGCCCTTCTGGTTGACCGGTTTTTGCATACGCCAATGCATTATCCTGTGAATTACGGGTTTGTGCCGCATACATTGTCAGATGATGGTGACCCGATTGATGCCTGTGTGCTGACCCCGATGCCGATTGTGCATGGCTGTGTGATCGCCGCGCGTCCGATTGGTGTTCTGATGATGGAAGATGAAAGTGGTATAGATGAAAAGCTGTTATGTGTGCCTGTGGACAAGCTGCATCCTTACTATAAAGATGTGAAGTCAACAGCTGATCTGCAGCCGATTATTTTAGACCAGATTGCGCATTTCTTTGAACATTATAAAGATTTGGAAAAGACCAAATGGGTCAAGGTTCAGGGCTGGGAAGGCCCGGAAAAGGCGGCAGAGATGATCAAGGCTGCTATTGAGCGGGCCAAGGGCTGA